A single region of the Candidatus Poribacteria bacterium genome encodes:
- a CDS encoding phosphoribosyltransferase family protein, whose product MEMNINPQEIYGNWRAGWALDTHTLSSRPLPSGGYDTERTEFGELVFLLKYRHDRTKIQPIAEVAANFSKEKFAVDGHPILPYLKAILPIPPSDQNRDFQPVTEVAQDIGKLLSVPVRTDYLTKVKRTVPLKNLPDVKSKSEQLRGAFVVRSQDLKDQCVLLVDDLYDSGTTLTEVSKVLYEQGGVQHVLVLTLTRTRTGGN is encoded by the coding sequence ATGGAAATGAATATTAATCCACAAGAAATTTACGGCAATTGGCGGGCAGGTTGGGCTTTGGATACTCATACATTATCAAGTCGTCCGTTACCGAGTGGAGGGTATGATACGGAGCGAACTGAATTTGGCGAATTGGTTTTCCTGTTGAAATATCGTCATGATAGGACGAAAATTCAACCGATAGCAGAGGTTGCTGCCAATTTTAGTAAAGAGAAATTTGCTGTTGATGGACATCCGATCCTGCCATATCTAAAGGCGATTCTTCCGATTCCACCCTCAGATCAAAATCGGGATTTTCAGCCTGTTACTGAAGTCGCACAAGACATAGGGAAACTCCTAAGTGTGCCGGTACGTACAGATTATCTGACGAAAGTAAAACGGACGGTTCCTCTTAAGAATTTGCCAGATGTGAAAAGTAAGAGCGAACAACTCCGCGGAGCGTTTGTTGTCCGATCCCAGGATTTAAAGGATCAATGCGTTTTGTTAGTTGATGACCTCTATGACTCAGGAACAACTTTGACAGAGGTATCCAAAGTTCTCTACGAACAGGGCGGTGTTCAACATGTGCTTGTTCTAACACTTACCCGAACACGGACAGGCGGCAATTAA
- a CDS encoding VWA domain-containing protein encodes MNRSQRRNRSIRALLFAGVVHLCLAIVFMFSFYVQRPTNIQDVIAADLINPKEAPKQRRRLKPPPPKKLRVPQQTDPSTESSQRHLDLAASANLINETVRQSEAELLHSATKSVSETETALPDVMTEARPFNSRAAPIHKSVASPFQTTAGEGVNSPRQRVKGDGAYGFHKLESTGTSDVGMIGDGDGDGEGEGTGNGDSTNPFAEALKNIANHIIATRELDKVNVVFVLDTSASMRDNIQQVAANLYALTDAFDLVNIEYHLGMSEFSVRHEGQRLEVRTLLPDVAMLRRRMQKVLLSGNEHALDALVDTLHRIDFHADADKFIVLVTDEPASTAFKKEDSYKMMREKAIKEYQLQEIRVNVLGHTEPFQPRLAEETGGLWQRIPGDIGSATALPSTHAGNSAFIKVFRDIVKDIRRSGGQLLFSMESKFEVHLEDGDIPAKKLERMFEENGISLSMGGSLFNNAKVWEKEKGDLWVITDYSSGHTYTIRKAGDRLNVYAGIFPESWGLAENFNAMTQQRGNRWLINDRSSRRMYTVRSEKNKLNIYAGGTPGASPEKGFGTFVDIVVMLDYSRSMGGKSEAIMLGLSTLIGRLDILPIKYRIGLIRFAEAKDAIKVINGAVVTQMPLNESMLKSYMEDPFGGDEHLIDAVVEGLPKVKFSPYASRILLILTDEPTTGKYPPERALDVCQSLGVRAYVIGHPRAADFQKTLVEQTGGIFFTMPKHLSKTYPNQ; translated from the coding sequence TCCAGAGACCGACCAATATTCAAGACGTGATCGCTGCAGATTTGATAAACCCAAAAGAGGCACCGAAACAACGGCGCAGACTTAAACCGCCGCCACCGAAGAAACTACGGGTCCCACAGCAGACGGATCCATCTACTGAGTCGAGCCAACGCCATTTAGACTTGGCTGCCTCCGCCAATTTAATCAATGAGACTGTGCGACAATCAGAAGCAGAACTGCTGCATAGCGCGACGAAATCTGTCTCGGAGACAGAGACAGCACTGCCGGATGTGATGACAGAAGCACGTCCATTCAATAGCCGCGCCGCTCCGATTCATAAATCCGTAGCAAGTCCTTTTCAAACGACCGCAGGTGAAGGTGTTAATAGCCCACGGCAACGCGTTAAAGGCGATGGGGCTTACGGTTTTCACAAACTCGAATCGACAGGGACTTCCGACGTTGGGATGATCGGGGACGGCGATGGCGACGGTGAAGGCGAAGGCACCGGCAACGGAGATAGCACCAACCCATTTGCTGAAGCACTTAAAAACATCGCTAACCATATCATCGCGACACGAGAACTCGACAAGGTGAACGTTGTCTTTGTACTCGACACCAGCGCGAGTATGCGCGACAACATCCAACAAGTCGCAGCGAATCTGTATGCCTTAACCGACGCGTTTGATCTCGTTAATATCGAATACCACCTCGGGATGTCTGAATTCAGTGTACGACATGAAGGACAAAGACTCGAAGTCCGCACCCTGTTACCCGATGTTGCGATGCTACGGAGACGGATGCAGAAAGTCTTACTCAGCGGCAATGAACACGCACTTGATGCTTTAGTAGACACACTACACCGGATCGATTTTCATGCCGATGCCGATAAATTTATCGTCCTCGTAACCGACGAACCCGCATCGACGGCTTTTAAGAAAGAGGATTCCTATAAAATGATGCGGGAGAAGGCTATTAAAGAATATCAACTTCAAGAGATCCGGGTCAACGTCCTCGGACATACAGAACCCTTTCAGCCACGACTCGCCGAAGAGACAGGCGGACTCTGGCAGCGGATTCCGGGAGACATCGGCAGTGCAACTGCACTCCCCAGCACGCACGCTGGCAATAGCGCATTTATCAAGGTCTTCCGGGACATCGTTAAAGATATTCGTCGCAGCGGGGGCCAATTGCTGTTCAGCATGGAATCGAAATTTGAGGTGCATCTCGAAGATGGTGATATACCCGCCAAGAAATTGGAACGTATGTTTGAAGAAAATGGAATCTCTTTATCCATGGGCGGTAGCCTCTTTAATAATGCCAAGGTCTGGGAGAAGGAAAAAGGCGATTTGTGGGTGATTACGGACTACTCAAGTGGACACACCTACACAATCCGGAAAGCAGGCGACAGACTCAACGTTTATGCGGGTATTTTTCCCGAAAGTTGGGGGCTCGCCGAAAACTTCAACGCGATGACACAACAGCGTGGAAATAGATGGCTTATAAATGACCGGAGTAGCAGACGGATGTACACCGTCCGAAGTGAAAAAAATAAATTAAACATCTACGCCGGTGGAACCCCCGGTGCCTCGCCTGAAAAGGGGTTCGGGACTTTTGTGGATATTGTTGTCATGCTCGATTACAGTCGGAGTATGGGCGGGAAATCTGAAGCGATTATGCTCGGACTCAGCACGCTTATCGGTAGGTTAGACATCCTCCCTATCAAGTATCGGATTGGGCTTATCCGTTTCGCGGAAGCCAAGGATGCGATTAAGGTCATCAACGGCGCGGTCGTTACACAGATGCCGCTCAACGAGTCGATGTTAAAGAGTTATATGGAAGACCCGTTCGGTGGCGACGAGCACCTTATTGACGCAGTTGTGGAAGGCCTGCCAAAGGTGAAATTCAGTCCGTACGCCAGCCGGATCCTGCTCATCCTGACAGACGAACCGACAACCGGCAAGTATCCACCGGAACGTGCGCTTGACGTATGTCAATCGTTAGGGGTCCGCGCCTATGTGATCGGTCATCCGCGAGCGGCAGATTTTCAGAAAACCCTCGTGGAACAGACAGGTGGCATCTTTTTTACGATGCCGAAGCATCTAAGCAAAACCTATCCGAACCAATAA